In Devosia sp. XK-2, one DNA window encodes the following:
- a CDS encoding LacI family DNA-binding transcriptional regulator, with product MHLTTQREIARRAKTSLKTVSRVINQDPLVNAETRARIEAIIAEIGYEPSQAARMMRSQRSNIIGFLADRVATYSSSIDLIRGAQDVAWERGKQMMLFNIERGGPSAALADSQLAAFRAEAIIYAATFHQQVDIDPTSVPHVLLNCFDGKGRHPTIIPDDYQLALDLTDIIFQRGYRRPVLLNLNTDVVASDLRKQGFIDAARAAGVDVSARVHTAVVSAAGAPTQFVTRQILAALFAGPDRPDLVLCGQDIMAMNVYFELAELGLKVGEDIAVASFDNLEPIAGLLKPGLSTMELPYYEMGRAAMNMAIDGPHDAQVVRLKGKFVERSSL from the coding sequence ATGCATTTGACCACGCAGCGTGAAATTGCCAGACGTGCCAAAACCTCGCTCAAGACCGTGTCGCGGGTGATCAACCAGGATCCTCTCGTTAATGCCGAGACGCGGGCACGCATCGAGGCCATCATCGCCGAAATTGGCTACGAACCATCCCAGGCCGCGCGCATGATGCGCTCGCAACGCAGCAATATCATCGGTTTCCTGGCTGATCGCGTCGCCACTTATTCATCGTCCATCGACCTGATACGTGGTGCACAGGACGTTGCCTGGGAACGCGGCAAGCAGATGATGCTGTTCAATATTGAACGCGGCGGGCCCAGTGCGGCTCTGGCCGACAGCCAACTCGCCGCTTTCCGGGCCGAAGCGATCATCTATGCAGCAACGTTCCACCAACAGGTCGACATCGACCCCACAAGTGTACCGCATGTCCTGCTCAACTGCTTCGACGGGAAAGGGCGGCACCCAACCATCATTCCGGATGACTACCAATTGGCGCTGGACCTTACCGACATCATTTTCCAGCGCGGCTATCGCCGCCCGGTTCTGCTCAACCTCAACACTGACGTCGTCGCCAGCGATCTGCGCAAGCAAGGCTTCATCGACGCGGCTCGAGCTGCTGGGGTTGACGTGTCAGCGCGGGTCCATACGGCCGTGGTTTCTGCCGCAGGCGCGCCAACTCAGTTTGTGACCCGCCAGATTCTTGCCGCGCTCTTTGCCGGGCCGGACCGACCTGACCTGGTCTTGTGCGGCCAGGACATCATGGCGATGAACGTCTACTTCGAACTGGCCGAGCTTGGTTTGAAGGTTGGAGAGGATATTGCTGTGGCCAGCTTTGACAACCTCGAGCCGATCGCAGGGTTGCTGAAGCCCGGTCTTTCGACAATGGAACTGCCCTATTATGAGATGGGCCGAGCGGCCATGAACATGGCCATTGATGGCCCGCACGATGCCCAAGTGGTTCGTCTCAAAGGCAAATTCGTCGAACGTTCCTCGCTCTAG
- a CDS encoding glycoside hydrolase family 32 protein gives MTETYRPHLHFSPRRGWMNDPNGMIRVDGIWHLFYQHDPDSTVHGPMHWGHGTSSDLVNWTEQPVALYPNALGTCFSGSAVETDVGVKLFYTAHSRTADGEDYQVQCLVHANDDLSNFESDASNPVLPNPGLAAFRDPKVIWHQASGKWVMLVTEGQCVGFYGSSNLRDWTYLSSFGEAHGRHSGGPWECPDMVPLAAPNGETVWVLIIGLNPGGYAQGSGTQYFLGSFDGTHFTNANPPQTELWLDYGRDYYAAQTFFERGGTKTPTAIAWASNWLYARQTKTGAFRGVMSLPRELRLVGTPDGLRVAASAPASVEAGFEGQGAPGTYRLDRRITLAPGEQLAIHLFGEDQPHFIVSRTSGNRGSIRTMRQPVDGMDGFGHDYAVDLPWPGTGALDLTLFIDRGLVELSAADGLIWITNLFFPAHPEAAVVMRSLEAIDA, from the coding sequence ATGACCGAAACCTATCGTCCCCATCTGCACTTTTCGCCACGCCGCGGCTGGATGAACGATCCCAATGGCATGATCCGCGTCGATGGCATCTGGCATCTGTTCTACCAGCACGATCCGGACAGCACGGTGCATGGGCCAATGCATTGGGGACACGGCACCAGCAGCGATCTCGTAAACTGGACCGAGCAACCTGTGGCCCTTTATCCCAATGCCCTGGGCACCTGCTTTTCCGGTAGCGCCGTCGAAACCGACGTGGGTGTAAAACTCTTCTACACGGCCCATAGCCGCACAGCCGATGGCGAGGACTATCAGGTGCAGTGCCTCGTCCATGCCAATGACGATCTCTCAAACTTCGAGAGCGATGCTTCGAATCCCGTCCTGCCCAATCCCGGCCTTGCTGCCTTCCGCGATCCCAAGGTCATCTGGCATCAGGCCAGTGGCAAATGGGTCATGCTGGTGACCGAGGGACAGTGCGTCGGCTTCTATGGTTCGAGCAACCTGCGCGACTGGACTTATCTCTCGAGCTTCGGAGAAGCCCATGGCCGGCATAGTGGAGGCCCTTGGGAGTGTCCCGATATGGTGCCTCTTGCCGCGCCCAATGGCGAAACGGTCTGGGTGCTGATCATCGGGCTTAATCCCGGGGGATATGCGCAGGGGTCGGGCACGCAGTATTTCCTGGGCAGCTTCGACGGCACGCACTTTACCAATGCCAACCCGCCGCAAACCGAACTCTGGCTCGACTATGGCCGCGACTACTATGCCGCCCAGACCTTCTTCGAACGGGGTGGGACGAAGACACCCACGGCCATCGCCTGGGCCAGCAACTGGCTTTATGCCCGGCAGACAAAGACCGGGGCCTTTCGCGGCGTCATGTCCCTGCCGCGCGAACTGCGGCTGGTCGGTACGCCCGATGGCCTGCGCGTCGCTGCCAGCGCGCCCGCTTCCGTTGAGGCGGGCTTTGAGGGGCAGGGCGCACCCGGCACTTACCGGCTGGACCGCAGGATCACGCTTGCGCCGGGCGAACAGTTGGCGATCCACCTTTTCGGGGAAGATCAGCCGCACTTCATCGTTTCTCGCACCAGCGGTAACCGGGGTTCGATCCGGACGATGCGTCAGCCCGTCGATGGCATGGACGGGTTCGGGCACGACTATGCCGTGGACCTGCCCTGGCCTGGCACCGGCGCGCTGGACCTGACCCTCTTCATCGACCGCGGCCTCGTTGAGCTCAGCGCCGCCGACGGCCTGATCTGGATCACCAACCTGTTCTTTCCCGCCCATCCGGAAGCTGCTGTTGTCATGCGCAGCCTGGAGGCGATCGATGCGTAG
- a CDS encoding VIT family protein, whose translation MSRLSHSEIHMVHRIGWLRAAVLGANDGLVSTASLVVGVAAAGSEKPEVLIAGLAGLVAGAMSMAAGEYVSVSSQTDAERADLARETRELAETPDAELEELTQIYVDRGLDRDLAERVAIQLTERDALGSHARDELGISETVTARPIQAAVVSALTFAVGAVVPLIVTLLVPERAVALLVAASTILGLATLGGLGASAGGAGVVRGAARVTLWGALAMVATAAVGTVFGVTIG comes from the coding sequence ATGAGCCGTCTGTCCCATTCCGAAATCCATATGGTGCATCGCATTGGCTGGTTGCGGGCGGCCGTTCTGGGCGCCAATGACGGCCTCGTTTCGACAGCCAGCCTGGTTGTGGGCGTGGCCGCCGCGGGATCGGAGAAGCCGGAGGTCTTGATCGCCGGGCTGGCAGGCCTGGTGGCCGGGGCCATGTCCATGGCGGCAGGAGAATATGTCTCGGTCAGTTCGCAGACCGATGCCGAGCGTGCCGATCTCGCCCGCGAAACCCGCGAACTCGCCGAAACGCCAGACGCGGAACTCGAGGAACTGACCCAAATCTATGTCGACCGTGGGCTCGACCGGGACCTTGCCGAGCGGGTTGCTATTCAACTGACGGAACGAGACGCGCTCGGCTCGCATGCGCGAGACGAGCTCGGTATCTCCGAAACCGTGACCGCACGCCCGATCCAGGCCGCGGTGGTTTCGGCGCTCACCTTCGCCGTCGGTGCGGTGGTTCCGCTGATCGTCACACTGCTCGTACCGGAACGTGCCGTTGCACTTCTTGTGGCGGCATCGACCATTTTGGGTCTCGCGACTCTGGGCGGGCTGGGCGCATCGGCCGGGGGCGCCGGCGTCGTTCGCGGCGCCGCCAGGGTCACCCTCTGGGGCGCCTTGGCAATGGTGGCGACGGCGGCCGTTGGAACAGTGTTCGGGGTCACAATAGGCTAA
- a CDS encoding FAD:protein FMN transferase, translating to MSKMSTERARIALNGPTMGTRWSALFFADAGLDPQPIRRALQAAVDDVDAQMSTWKPDSDLVRLNAAPVGEWVGVPSQLAAVLRLGLEIGSASGGAFDIGMGDAVTAWGFGPEGAAPERIRAAMAAARRPAHQVLKIKGDHVRKSAPVTLDLNGIAKGHGVDRLAEVLQNHGVADALVGIDGEMRAMGLRPDGEAWTIAVELPDVERRTPHSILALGDAGVATSGDYRHWVEVQGQRLSHTMDPMRGAPLVASPASVTVVARTCAEADAWATALMVLGPVKGAVIARERRLDALFLLRDNDENIGGVGVGGLFSEMPAAGAPTEGR from the coding sequence ATGTCGAAGATGTCTACTGAGCGCGCGCGCATCGCCCTGAATGGCCCGACCATGGGCACCCGCTGGTCCGCGCTGTTCTTCGCGGACGCGGGCCTCGATCCCCAGCCGATCCGCCGGGCGCTCCAAGCAGCGGTGGACGATGTGGATGCCCAGATGTCCACCTGGAAGCCCGACAGCGATCTGGTGCGGCTCAACGCGGCGCCAGTAGGCGAATGGGTGGGAGTTCCTTCGCAACTGGCCGCGGTCCTCAGGCTCGGCCTTGAGATCGGTAGTGCCTCTGGTGGGGCCTTCGACATCGGGATGGGTGATGCGGTGACCGCTTGGGGGTTCGGACCAGAGGGCGCCGCGCCCGAGCGTATCCGTGCCGCAATGGCCGCGGCGCGGCGCCCCGCGCATCAAGTCCTCAAGATCAAAGGTGACCATGTGCGCAAATCCGCGCCCGTCACACTCGATCTGAATGGTATCGCCAAGGGTCATGGCGTCGACCGGCTGGCCGAGGTCCTGCAAAACCACGGGGTCGCCGATGCGCTGGTCGGCATTGACGGGGAAATGCGCGCCATGGGGCTCCGACCGGATGGCGAGGCCTGGACCATCGCGGTCGAGCTGCCGGATGTCGAACGCCGGACACCGCATTCGATCCTGGCGCTTGGGGACGCCGGGGTGGCCACGTCGGGTGACTACCGCCACTGGGTTGAGGTACAGGGGCAGCGTCTGTCGCACACGATGGACCCGATGCGCGGCGCCCCGCTGGTCGCGTCGCCGGCCTCCGTGACCGTGGTAGCCCGCACCTGTGCGGAGGCAGACGCCTGGGCGACGGCGCTCATGGTGCTCGGACCCGTCAAAGGCGCAGTGATTGCCCGAGAACGCAGGCTCGACGCCCTGTTTCTCCTGCGCGATAATGATGAAAATATCGGGGGCGTGGGAGTCGGAGGACTTTTTTCCGAAATGCCAGCGGCAGGTGCCCCAACCGAGGGGAGATGA
- the ugpC gene encoding sn-glycerol-3-phosphate ABC transporter ATP-binding protein UgpC yields the protein MADVTFSNVQKRYGVVEVVPGLDLTIPDGSFTVLVGPSGCGKSTLLRMIAGLEEVSGGTIHIGGDDVTTRDPSQRGIAMVFQSYALYPHMSVADNIGFGLKLSGMPKAEIEARVNEAADTLQLTHLLDRKPKQLSGGQRQRVAIGRAIVRKPKVFLFDEPLSNLDAALRAQMRVELAELHSRIGATMVYVTHDQVEAMTMADRIVVLKDGHIEQAGAPMELYRKPATPFVAGFIGSPKMNFITGEEARKLGGDTIGIRPEHLRITADAQWPVTVRHVEHLGSETLIYVTSATLGPLTIKAEGDAGRSAGEIIHVGYDAADLHCFKDGTRVER from the coding sequence ATGGCTGACGTCACCTTCAGCAATGTCCAGAAGCGCTATGGCGTGGTGGAAGTCGTTCCCGGCCTCGATCTCACCATTCCCGACGGATCCTTCACCGTGCTGGTCGGCCCTTCGGGTTGCGGCAAGTCCACCTTGCTGCGCATGATCGCCGGCCTCGAGGAAGTCTCGGGCGGCACGATCCACATTGGCGGGGACGACGTGACCACGCGCGATCCGTCGCAGCGCGGCATCGCCATGGTGTTCCAGTCCTACGCGCTCTATCCACATATGAGCGTTGCCGACAATATTGGCTTCGGTCTCAAGCTCTCGGGCATGCCCAAGGCGGAAATCGAAGCGCGGGTGAATGAAGCGGCCGACACGCTGCAACTCACCCATCTGCTCGACCGCAAGCCCAAGCAGCTGTCGGGCGGTCAGCGCCAACGCGTTGCCATTGGCCGTGCCATCGTGCGCAAGCCCAAGGTCTTCCTCTTCGATGAACCGCTATCCAATCTCGATGCCGCCCTGCGCGCCCAGATGCGTGTGGAACTGGCCGAACTGCATAGCCGCATTGGTGCCACCATGGTCTATGTCACCCATGACCAGGTCGAGGCCATGACCATGGCGGACCGTATTGTTGTGCTCAAGGATGGGCATATCGAACAGGCCGGCGCGCCCATGGAGCTGTACCGCAAGCCTGCCACGCCCTTCGTCGCCGGTTTCATCGGCTCCCCGAAGATGAACTTCATCACCGGGGAGGAAGCCAGGAAACTGGGTGGCGACACGATCGGCATTCGTCCCGAGCATCTGCGCATCACCGCGGATGCTCAATGGCCGGTCACGGTCCGCCATGTCGAACATCTCGGTAGCGAGACGCTGATCTACGTCACCTCCGCAACACTTGGTCCACTTACGATCAAGGCCGAAGGCGACGCAGGCAGGTCAGCGGGAGAGATAATCCATGTCGGTTACGACGCCGCTGATCTCCACTGTTTCAAGGATGGCACAAGGGTCGAACGATAG
- a CDS encoding sugar ABC transporter permease: MRIRTKGQAQEWAMLLPALIFITALIVVPFLLSVWFSFTDQRLVPRPIPTKIIGTTNYERMFVDPLFWQAIWNTVLFALIVTPVQLGMSLGAALVLNSAIPFRSFFRAIAILPLLLPMTVIVSIWAVLFRIPSGPFNAVYQWFAGQGAYVDFLGNSSTALLAIVALSAWATFPYQMLIYLAGLQDIPQDLYEAAKLDGAKAWQRFRYVTWPGLRNVNIFLLIITTVGALKLFTQVDILTKGGPNGATTTIIHYLFKQGYSTQKVGYASAVAVFFFLAVTAIALLQRRFLKNEGEA; the protein is encoded by the coding sequence ATGCGTATCAGGACCAAGGGGCAGGCCCAGGAATGGGCAATGCTGCTGCCGGCGCTGATCTTCATCACCGCTCTTATCGTAGTGCCCTTCCTGCTTTCGGTGTGGTTCTCCTTCACCGACCAGCGACTCGTGCCGCGGCCGATCCCCACCAAGATCATCGGCACGACCAATTACGAGCGCATGTTTGTCGATCCGCTGTTCTGGCAGGCGATCTGGAACACGGTGCTGTTCGCGCTGATCGTGACGCCGGTGCAGCTCGGCATGTCGCTAGGCGCCGCCCTGGTCCTCAATTCGGCCATCCCATTCCGGAGCTTCTTTCGCGCCATCGCCATCCTGCCGCTGTTGCTGCCGATGACGGTGATCGTCTCGATCTGGGCCGTGCTGTTCCGCATCCCGTCGGGGCCGTTCAACGCCGTCTATCAGTGGTTTGCCGGCCAGGGCGCTTATGTCGACTTCCTGGGCAATTCGTCGACAGCACTGCTCGCCATCGTGGCACTGTCGGCCTGGGCAACCTTTCCCTACCAGATGCTGATCTACCTTGCCGGCTTGCAGGATATTCCGCAGGATCTCTACGAGGCGGCCAAGCTCGATGGCGCCAAGGCCTGGCAGCGCTTCCGCTATGTCACCTGGCCGGGCCTGCGCAACGTCAACATCTTCCTTTTGATCATCACCACGGTGGGCGCTCTCAAGCTCTTCACCCAGGTCGACATCCTCACCAAAGGCGGCCCGAATGGGGCCACCACGACCATCATCCACTACCTGTTCAAGCAGGGCTATTCGACCCAGAAGGTCGGCTATGCCTCGGCCGTTGCCGTTTTCTTCTTCCTTGCCGTTACAGCCATCGCGCTACTGCAGCGCCGCTTCCTCAAGAACGAGGGAGAAGCCTGA
- a CDS encoding PepSY domain-containing protein, with product MIRALHRWPGLLALVLVTILSLSGAALSIFPAAESAAAPQAQAGLTVAALADRIQAVYPGVEQIRRSPSGRITAYWFDAGAPGAAVIDPATGQGVASADPNQIERWLTGLHRSLFLGDGGRLAMAAGAAAILVLSLSGAALVARRAGGWRRWFAPLRGPVAGRLHVEIARIAVVGLALSSTTALWMTASTFNLLPDGGAPPAVPTIVSGQMGVALDQMPTLQQTPLAELRELSFPYPGDATDVFTLRTDRGTGYLDQGDGALLAWVELTGWERASETIYMLHTGQGAAALGVVLGFTALGVPAMGATGLLVWLAGRRGRPRIRGNQPAGRAETILLVGSEGGSTWGFAATLHAALTKAGHSVHVGPMSGFAPERYANARRIILLAATYGDGAAPASAKGFVDRLNALEPVPDIALAVLGFGDRSFPAYCAFAGAVVQAAQAKGWHALLPLDTVDRQSPQDFARWGRALGEVLGMALDLSHQPVLPAIDRLTLVSRRDYGAEVQAPTAILRFALPRVSLWQRLRGAGFVRFQAGDLIGIVPEGSAIPRLYSLASGRHDGFIEIVVKKHPGGLCSGQLTALEPGDTVSAFLRRNPGFRPGRSRAPLILIGAGTGIGPLTGFVRGNARRRPVHLFFGMRHPASDFFYGDDFPIWQREGRLARLVTAVSRGAQPHYVQDALRGEAAQVLEHVRNGARIMVCGGRDMAAGVAEALTEILAPAGLTPAILKAEGRYVEDVY from the coding sequence CCTCAGGCCGGATCACGGCCTACTGGTTCGATGCAGGGGCGCCGGGCGCCGCCGTGATCGATCCCGCGACGGGCCAGGGCGTAGCCTCTGCTGATCCAAACCAGATCGAACGCTGGTTGACCGGCCTGCACCGTTCGCTGTTCCTCGGAGATGGCGGGCGCCTGGCCATGGCTGCAGGCGCCGCGGCCATACTGGTCCTCTCGCTCTCCGGCGCAGCGCTCGTCGCGCGGCGAGCGGGCGGCTGGCGGCGCTGGTTCGCGCCCTTGCGTGGTCCCGTCGCGGGCAGGCTGCATGTCGAGATCGCCCGGATCGCCGTCGTCGGCCTTGCGTTGTCGTCGACGACTGCCTTGTGGATGACCGCCTCCACCTTCAATCTTTTGCCGGACGGGGGCGCCCCGCCGGCCGTCCCCACGATAGTGAGCGGCCAGATGGGGGTCGCGCTTGACCAGATGCCGACGCTGCAACAGACACCCCTCGCCGAACTGCGTGAGCTGAGCTTTCCCTATCCCGGTGATGCGACGGATGTCTTCACGCTCAGGACGGACCGGGGCACCGGATATCTCGATCAGGGCGACGGTGCTCTGCTGGCCTGGGTCGAGCTGACGGGATGGGAGCGCGCCTCGGAGACCATCTACATGCTGCACACCGGACAAGGGGCGGCGGCGCTCGGCGTCGTGCTCGGGTTCACGGCGCTTGGCGTGCCCGCGATGGGTGCGACCGGCCTTCTGGTCTGGCTTGCCGGGCGGCGCGGGCGGCCGCGCATCCGGGGCAATCAACCGGCCGGACGCGCCGAGACAATCCTGCTCGTCGGCAGCGAGGGCGGCAGCACCTGGGGTTTTGCCGCAACCCTGCACGCCGCCCTGACCAAGGCCGGTCATAGCGTCCATGTCGGCCCGATGTCGGGCTTCGCCCCGGAGCGCTACGCCAACGCCCGGCGCATCATCCTTCTCGCCGCGACCTATGGCGACGGGGCGGCGCCGGCATCGGCGAAGGGCTTCGTTGACCGGCTAAACGCTTTAGAGCCGGTGCCAGACATTGCGCTGGCAGTGCTCGGCTTCGGCGACCGCAGCTTTCCGGCCTATTGCGCCTTCGCCGGGGCTGTCGTGCAGGCAGCACAGGCCAAAGGCTGGCACGCGCTCCTGCCGCTCGACACCGTCGATCGTCAGTCGCCGCAGGATTTCGCCCGCTGGGGCCGCGCGCTCGGCGAGGTGCTCGGCATGGCGCTCGACCTGTCGCACCAGCCAGTCCTGCCGGCCATCGACAGGCTGACCCTCGTCTCGCGCCGCGACTATGGCGCCGAGGTGCAGGCTCCGACCGCCATCCTCCGCTTTGCGCTTCCGCGCGTTTCGCTTTGGCAAAGGCTGCGAGGGGCGGGGTTCGTCCGCTTCCAGGCCGGTGACCTGATCGGCATCGTGCCCGAGGGCAGCGCCATCCCGCGGCTTTATTCACTTGCCTCCGGGCGCCATGACGGTTTCATCGAGATCGTGGTCAAGAAGCATCCCGGCGGCCTCTGCTCGGGGCAACTGACTGCGCTTGAGCCGGGCGACACGGTGTCTGCCTTCCTCCGCCGCAACCCCGGTTTCCGGCCGGGCCGCAGCCGGGCGCCGCTCATCCTGATCGGCGCGGGGACGGGCATTGGACCACTCACGGGCTTCGTGCGCGGCAATGCGCGCCGCAGGCCGGTTCACTTGTTCTTCGGCATGCGCCACCCCGCCAGTGATTTCTTCTACGGCGACGATTTCCCAATCTGGCAGCGCGAGGGGCGTCTGGCTCGGTTGGTCACGGCCGTCTCGCGCGGGGCACAGCCCCACTATGTGCAGGATGCCCTGCGCGGGGAGGCGGCGCAGGTCTTGGAGCATGTCCGCAATGGGGCGCGCATCATGGTTTGCGGCGGACGCGACATGGCCGCGGGCGTGGCAGAAGCGCTGACAGAAATCCTCGCGCCGGCCGGGCTCACGCCTGCAATTCTGAAGGCCGAGGGGCGGTATGTCGAAGATGTCTACTGA
- a CDS encoding extracellular solute-binding protein: protein MKHALYAGVALAACAMSSNALAGQLTAWVIDGDSEKPYFTQLEETFNAKYGAEGISVDVVPIPSYNDAIQAATLSGGLPDVIMLDGPNMASVAWAGTIRPIGDLLDPAIIDDLLPAIKAQGTYGPEEEFYFVSPYDSGTILWGNKALLEKAGVRIPTGVEDAWTQEEMAEALEKLAALPEVEWPLDVKMNYGAGEWMTYGFAPFAQSNGGDIIDRETWIAEGTINSGANVATLTTLQDWNKAGYIVPASAGDNKFYGEKTAALSWVGNWMWPAHREGLGDDLVLIPPPAFGDAGPVSANGGWGWAVPSSSTNLEDIKVFLNYAMSSEQVAAYADTTGYVPSRASAIPLSETYGAGGAGEIFAKLAECCAIVRPVHPAYPVITNAWATAVVNVLSGDVDVKAELDRAAQTIDQDIADNDGYPPFGQ, encoded by the coding sequence ATGAAGCATGCCCTTTATGCGGGGGTGGCCCTGGCCGCCTGCGCCATGTCCTCAAACGCCCTTGCCGGCCAGCTCACCGCCTGGGTGATCGACGGCGATAGCGAGAAGCCCTATTTCACCCAGCTCGAAGAGACCTTCAACGCCAAGTATGGCGCCGAGGGCATTAGCGTCGATGTCGTCCCGATCCCGAGCTACAACGACGCCATCCAGGCTGCGACGCTCTCGGGCGGCCTGCCGGATGTGATCATGCTCGATGGCCCCAACATGGCCTCCGTGGCCTGGGCAGGCACTATCCGGCCGATCGGTGACCTGCTCGACCCAGCCATCATCGACGACCTGCTGCCCGCCATCAAGGCGCAGGGCACCTATGGACCCGAGGAAGAGTTCTACTTCGTCAGCCCCTACGATTCCGGAACCATCCTGTGGGGGAACAAGGCGCTGCTGGAAAAGGCCGGCGTCCGTATCCCCACCGGCGTCGAGGACGCCTGGACGCAAGAGGAAATGGCCGAGGCGCTGGAAAAGCTTGCCGCTCTTCCGGAAGTCGAATGGCCGCTCGACGTCAAGATGAACTATGGCGCCGGCGAATGGATGACCTACGGCTTCGCGCCCTTCGCCCAGTCCAATGGCGGCGACATCATCGACCGCGAGACCTGGATTGCCGAGGGCACGATCAATTCCGGGGCCAACGTCGCTACCCTGACGACCCTGCAGGACTGGAACAAGGCCGGCTATATCGTTCCGGCCAGCGCCGGTGACAACAAGTTTTACGGCGAGAAGACCGCGGCTCTCTCCTGGGTCGGAAACTGGATGTGGCCGGCGCATCGCGAAGGCCTGGGCGATGACCTTGTCCTGATCCCGCCCCCGGCCTTTGGCGATGCCGGACCGGTATCCGCCAATGGTGGCTGGGGCTGGGCGGTACCGTCCTCCTCGACCAATCTCGAGGACATCAAGGTCTTCTTGAACTATGCCATGTCCAGCGAACAGGTTGCTGCCTATGCCGATACGACCGGCTATGTGCCTTCGCGCGCCTCAGCCATTCCGCTGTCGGAAACCTATGGTGCCGGTGGGGCCGGCGAAATCTTCGCCAAGCTGGCCGAATGCTGCGCCATTGTCCGCCCCGTCCACCCTGCCTATCCGGTGATCACCAATGCCTGGGCCACCGCGGTGGTCAACGTGCTGTCGGGCGATGTCGACGTGAAGGCCGAGCTTGATCGCGCGGCACAGACCATCGACCAGGACATTGCCGACAATGACGGCTACCCGCCCTTCGGGCAGTAA
- a CDS encoding carbohydrate ABC transporter permease: MRMPRDAILPSLFALLLALGVLLPLLMMVTISLNPNEQDIMVSMGSIRSFIPQVFSLQNYIDVWTDPVHPFVRYLGNTALITFSTLVFSILFNSMAAFVLAQGTLPVRKPVMILILATLAVPGESLVLPQLMMAGWAGQIDSYQVQIVPGVANAMAIFLFYQFFSRLPKELIEAARIDGFSFFQIYRHVAMPLSKPVISAIAVLQFLEIWNAYLWPVMVTRGPEYRPLSVAMSAYFGTNQAAWGNIMAFAVSMAVPVILFFLILQRQFIASVMSSGVKG; encoded by the coding sequence ATGCGCATGCCCCGCGACGCCATCCTGCCATCGTTGTTCGCGCTGCTCCTCGCACTGGGCGTGCTGTTGCCGCTCCTGATGATGGTCACCATCAGTCTCAATCCCAATGAGCAGGACATCATGGTGTCCATGGGCTCGATCCGCTCGTTCATTCCGCAGGTCTTCAGCCTGCAGAACTATATCGATGTGTGGACCGATCCGGTTCATCCGTTTGTACGCTACCTGGGCAATACGGCGCTCATCACCTTTTCGACTCTGGTGTTCTCGATCCTCTTCAACTCAATGGCCGCCTTTGTCCTGGCACAGGGCACGTTGCCCGTCCGCAAACCGGTGATGATCCTGATCCTGGCGACCCTCGCGGTCCCCGGCGAAAGTCTCGTGCTGCCGCAATTGATGATGGCTGGCTGGGCCGGGCAGATCGACAGCTACCAGGTGCAGATCGTGCCCGGTGTGGCCAATGCCATGGCCATCTTCCTCTTCTACCAGTTCTTTTCGCGCCTGCCCAAGGAGCTGATCGAGGCGGCACGGATCGACGGGTTCAGCTTCTTCCAGATCTACCGCCATGTCGCCATGCCGCTCTCCAAGCCGGTAATTTCCGCAATTGCCGTGCTGCAGTTCCTCGAAATCTGGAACGCCTATCTCTGGCCGGTCATGGTCACGCGCGGCCCAGAATACCGCCCGCTGTCGGTGGCCATGTCAGCCTATTTCGGCACCAATCAGGCGGCATGGGGCAATATCATGGCCTTTGCCGTCTCCATGGCCGTGCCCGTTATCCTTTTCTTCCTCATTCTCCAGCGCCAGTTCATCGCCTCGGTGATGTCCTCGGGCGTCAAGGGCTAG